In the Nocardioides marmotae genome, CGACATGGTGCACCACCTCCCCGACTCCCAGGGGTACGCCGACTCCCGCGGCATCTACGAGGCCCGCACGGCGGTGATGAACTACTACCAGTCCCGCGGTCTGCGCGACGTCCGCGTCGACGACGTCTTCATCGGCAACGGCGTCTCCGAGCTCATCTCGATGGTGCTCCAGGCCTTCGTCGACGACGGCAACGAGATCCTCGTCCCCGCCCCGGACTACCCCCTGTGGACCGGCGCGGTCACCCTGGCCGGCGGGACCGCGGTGCACTACCGCTGCGACGAGGACGACGACTGGAACCCCGACCTCGCCGACATCGAGGCCAAGATCACCGAGAACACCCACGCCCTGGTGATCATCAACCCCAACAACCCCACCGGCGCCGTCTACAGCGAGGAGACGGTCAAGGGGCTCATCGACATCGCGCGTCGCCACGACCTCGTGGTGATGGCCGACGAGATCTACGAGAAGATCCTCTTCGAGGACGCCGTCCACCACCACGCGGCGACGTACGCCGGCAGCGACGTGCTCTGCCTGACCTTCAGCGGTCTCTCCAAGGCCTACCGCGTCTGCGGCTACCGCGCCGGCTGGGTGATGATCTCGGGCCCCAAGGAGCTCGCCACCGACTTCATCGAGGGCCTGACGCTCATCGCCAACATGCGCATGTGCGCGAACGTGCCGGCGCAGCACGCGATCCAGACCGCGCTCGGCGGCTACCAGTCGGTCGAGGAGCTGATCGGCCCCGGTGGCCGCTACTACGAGCAGGCGATGCTCGCCCACCGCCTCCTCAACGAGATCCCCGGGGTCTCCAGCGTCAAGCCCCGCGGCGCGCTGTACTGCTTCCCGCGGCTGGACCCCGAGGTCTACCCGATCGCCGACGACGAGGAGTTCGTCATCGAGCTGCTGCGCGCCAAGAAGCTCCTGGTCACCCACGGCACCGGGTTCAACTGGCCCGACCCCGACCACTTCCGGCTCGTCACCCTGCCCGCGGTGGACGTGCTGGAGGAGGCGATCGGCCGGATCGCCGACTTCCTCGCCCTGCGCCGCTGACGACCCCTGCGCGGACGCCGCCGCGCGGGTCCTACGCTCACCGCATGCGCGACATCAGCTACCCCCCGATCATCTGGACGGCCAAGACCGCGTTCCGCCTCCTCGGACAGCACTTCCAGATGAGCGGCACCGAGCACGTCCCGCGTGAGGGCGGCGTGCTGCTGGCCTTCAACCACATCGGCTACCTGGACTTCATCTACGGCGGCCTCGCGGCGAACCCATCGGGCCGCCTGGTGCGCTTCATGGCCAAGAAGGAGGTCTTCGACCACGCCGTCGGCGGACCGGTGATGCGCTCCATGCGCCACATCCCGGTCGACCGCGGCGAGGGCCTGGCCTCCTTCCACGCCGCCGTGGAGGACCTGCGCGGCGGTGAGGCCGTCGGGATCTTCCCCGAGGCGACGATCTCCCGGTCCTTCGAGATCAAGGAGCTCAAGACCGGTGCGGTGCGCATCGCCGCGGCCGCCGGCGTCCCCCTCCTCCCCGTGACCCTCTGGGGCACGCAGCGGATCTTCACCAAGGACCACCCCCGGGACTTCTCCCGCGGCACCACCATCGGCATCCGGGTCGGGGAGCCGCTCCACCCGACCGGCGTGGACCCGGTCGCGGAGACCGCCGAGCTGCGAGCGGCCCTGACGAGCCTGCTCGACGAGACCATCGCCGCCTACCCGGCCGAGGAGCAGGCTCCGGGCTCCTGGTGGCTGCCCGCGCGTCTCGGCGGCTCCGCCCCGACGCCCGAGGAGGCCGAGCGCCTCGACGCCGAGGAGAAGCGGGACCGCGCCGCACGCCGCGCGGCCAAGCGCCAGGGCTGAGCCTCCGGCTCGCTCCCCCGGGTGCGTGGTGGCGCTCAGCCGCGCACCCGGGGCCCCGGCACACCCTCGCGGCGCCGATCGCGACGTGGATTCAGCGCTGAAGCGATTTGTCGACAAAGCGACAAGTCGTTAGATCACCCGGTCGTTGCGGTTCCGGGGGTCCATGATGTCGGCGATCCGGCGGAGATCCTCGACGGAGGCGAACTCCACGGTGATCTTGCCCTTGGTCCGTCCCACGTCGATCTTGACCCGCGTCTCCAGGCGGTCCGCCAGCCGGTCCACCAGGTCGTCCACGTCGGCGGTGGTCGCCCGCGAGGCGCGAGCAGGCCGCTTGGCCGAGCCCGTCTCGCCGACGGCGACGATCTCCTCCAGGCCGCGAACGCTGATGCCCTCCGCGACGACGCGCTGGGCGAGCCGGTCCTGGAGGCCGGCGTCGTCCACGGCGAGCAGGGAGCGGGCGTGCCCCGCGGAGAGCACGCCGGCGGCGACCCGCCGCTGGACCGCAGGGCTCAGCTTCAGCAGCCGCAGGGTGTTGCTGATCTGCGGACGAGAACGCCCGATGCGCTGGGCGAGCTCCTCGTGGGTGCAGCCGAAGTCCTCCAGGAGCTGCGCGTAGGCCGCGGCCTCCTCGAGCGGGTTCAGGTCGGAGCGGTGCAGGTTCTCCAGGAGCGCGTCCCGGAGCAGGTCCGTGTCGTCGGTCTCCCGCACGATCGCGGGGATCCGCTCGAGACCGGCCTCCCGTGAGGCCCGCCAGCGGCGCTCGCCCATGACCAGCTCGTAGGCCTCCGGGCCCGTGCGCCGCACGACGACCGGCTGGAGCAGCCCGACCTCGCGGATCGAGTGCACGAGCTCGGCCATCGCGTCCTCGTCGAAGACCTGGCGCGGCTGGGCGCGGTTGGGCACGACCTGCCCGACCGGGATCTCGGCGAAGTACGCCCCGGCGACCGGCGCCAGTGGCTCGCCGTCCACCGACGGCGCGACGCTCACGGCCCCGGACGCTCCTGCGTCACCAGCGCGCGCGGCGCCGGCCCGGGCGGCACCGGAGGCGCCGGCGCCGTCCGTGCTGTCCTGCGTGGCGTCCTCCGTGGTGCTGTCCGCGGGATCCGCAGGCGGCGGGCCGGTGGGGATCAGCGAGCCGAGGCCGCGGCCGAGGCCGCGCCGGGCGGCCGGCTTGGCGGTCATGCCGACGCCCCGGTGGTGGCGCGGCCCTTGGTCGCGATCTCCCGTGCGGCCTCGAGGTAGCTCAGGGCCCCGGGGGAGCCGGGGTCGTAGGTCATCACCGTCTGTCCGTAGGACGGCGCCTCGGAGACCCGCACCGAGCGGGGGATCGCGGTGCGCAGCACCTGCGGACCGAAGTGCTCCCGGACCTCCTCCGCGACGCCGGCGGCGAGCCGGGTGCGGGCGTCGTACATCGTGATCAGGATCGTGGACACGTCCAGGCCCGGGTTGAGGTGCGCCTTGACCATCTCGACGGTCTCGAGCAACTGGCCCAGGCCCTCCAGCGCGTAGTACTCCGCCTGGATCGGGATGAGCATCTCGTCGCCGGCGACCAGCGCGTTCAGCGTGAGCAGGCCCAGGGAGGGCGGGCAGTCCACGATCACGTAGTCGAACCGGTCCTCACCGATGTCCTCAGCGCTCCCGACCAGGGGATGACCCGTGATCGCCTTCTTCAGGCGGTTCTCCCGGGCGACCACGCTGACCAGCTCGATCTCCGCGCCCGCCAGGTCGATCGTCGCGGGCACGACGAACAGGTTCGGCAGGTCCTCGCTCACGGCGACGACCTCCTCGAGGGGGACGCCGTCGACGAGCGCGTCGTACGTCGACGGGGTGCCGCGGCGGTGCTCGATGCCGAGCGCGGTCGAGGCGTTGCCCTGGGGGTCGAGGTCGATGACCAGCACCCGCTGGCCGAGCTGCGCCAGCGCAGCGGCGACGTTCACCGTCGAGGTGGTCTTGCCGACGCCGCCCTTCTGGTTGGCGACCACGAAGATGCGGGTGGCCGCGGGGCGGGGGACCGCCGGCCGGCCCTGAGCACCCTGTCGAGCCAGGATGCTGTGCTGGGCGGCCTTGGCAAGCGGCGTCTGGTCGTCCTCGAAGCCCGTGGAGTACGACGCGAGGTCCGCCGCCGTCCGCACGGTGAAGCCACCGGTGCTGCTGGTTTCACGTGAAACATGGGGCTGGTCCGGCACTGCGGCTCCTGTGGAGAAACTAGGTGAATCTGTGGACAGTCACGCTCAGCGGGGGCTCTGGATCGGTGGATAACTCTGCGGACCGGTGATCCTGCGTGCTACCGCGCGGGGCGCGGCCGACCACGTCGGCGAGCCTTCGCTGACCGCGCCGCCGGCGCACCCGAGCCGCGGTTGGAGCGTGCGGCCGGGGGCCAAGATACCGCCGCCGGATCGGCCCAGGAAACTCGCACGGCACCCGTCGTCTCCTCCAGCACACCGGTGCCCAGCTCACGGATGACCGGCTCCGCGCAGCCGAGCGCCTCCAGCACCGGACGCGCCTCGGCGATCTCCTCCACGACAGAGGACCCCTTCATCGCCACCAGCGCACCCTCGGGCGCGACCAGCGGCATGGACCACTCCAGGAGCCGGCCCAGAGGAGCGACGGCGCGGGAGGTCACCACGTCGAACCGGCGCTCACCGTGCAGGGAGTCCGCGCGGCCGCGGACGACGGTGACCGTGTCCAGGCCGAGCTCCTCGACCACCTCGGTGAGGAAGGTGGTCCGACGGAGCAGCGGCTCGACCAGGGTCA is a window encoding:
- a CDS encoding pyridoxal phosphate-dependent aminotransferase, with the protein product MRQIRQSRKLRNVRYDVRGPILVEAQRLESEGHRILKLNIGNTAPFGFEAPEAIIADMVHHLPDSQGYADSRGIYEARTAVMNYYQSRGLRDVRVDDVFIGNGVSELISMVLQAFVDDGNEILVPAPDYPLWTGAVTLAGGTAVHYRCDEDDDWNPDLADIEAKITENTHALVIINPNNPTGAVYSEETVKGLIDIARRHDLVVMADEIYEKILFEDAVHHHAATYAGSDVLCLTFSGLSKAYRVCGYRAGWVMISGPKELATDFIEGLTLIANMRMCANVPAQHAIQTALGGYQSVEELIGPGGRYYEQAMLAHRLLNEIPGVSSVKPRGALYCFPRLDPEVYPIADDEEFVIELLRAKKLLVTHGTGFNWPDPDHFRLVTLPAVDVLEEAIGRIADFLALRR
- the rsmG gene encoding 16S rRNA (guanine(527)-N(7))-methyltransferase RsmG gives rise to the protein MFASDRLPLAERYAELLATDGVVRGLIGPREAPRLWDRHVLNCAVLGEWIDEGVEVCDIGSGAGLPGIVLAIARPDLCVTLVEPLLRRTTFLTEVVEELGLDTVTVVRGRADSLHGERRFDVVTSRAVAPLGRLLEWSMPLVAPEGALVAMKGSSVVEEIAEARPVLEALGCAEPVIRELGTGVLEETTGAVRVSWADPAAVSWPPAARSNRGSGAPAARSAKARRRGRPRPAR
- a CDS encoding lysophospholipid acyltransferase family protein → MRDISYPPIIWTAKTAFRLLGQHFQMSGTEHVPREGGVLLAFNHIGYLDFIYGGLAANPSGRLVRFMAKKEVFDHAVGGPVMRSMRHIPVDRGEGLASFHAAVEDLRGGEAVGIFPEATISRSFEIKELKTGAVRIAAAAGVPLLPVTLWGTQRIFTKDHPRDFSRGTTIGIRVGEPLHPTGVDPVAETAELRAALTSLLDETIAAYPAEEQAPGSWWLPARLGGSAPTPEEAERLDAEEKRDRAARRAAKRQG
- a CDS encoding ParB/RepB/Spo0J family partition protein, which gives rise to MTAKPAARRGLGRGLGSLIPTGPPPADPADSTTEDATQDSTDGAGASGAARAGAARAGDAGASGAVSVAPSVDGEPLAPVAGAYFAEIPVGQVVPNRAQPRQVFDEDAMAELVHSIREVGLLQPVVVRRTGPEAYELVMGERRWRASREAGLERIPAIVRETDDTDLLRDALLENLHRSDLNPLEEAAAYAQLLEDFGCTHEELAQRIGRSRPQISNTLRLLKLSPAVQRRVAAGVLSAGHARSLLAVDDAGLQDRLAQRVVAEGISVRGLEEIVAVGETGSAKRPARASRATTADVDDLVDRLADRLETRVKIDVGRTKGKITVEFASVEDLRRIADIMDPRNRNDRVI
- a CDS encoding ParA family protein; this translates as MRTAADLASYSTGFEDDQTPLAKAAQHSILARQGAQGRPAVPRPAATRIFVVANQKGGVGKTTSTVNVAAALAQLGQRVLVIDLDPQGNASTALGIEHRRGTPSTYDALVDGVPLEEVVAVSEDLPNLFVVPATIDLAGAEIELVSVVARENRLKKAITGHPLVGSAEDIGEDRFDYVIVDCPPSLGLLTLNALVAGDEMLIPIQAEYYALEGLGQLLETVEMVKAHLNPGLDVSTILITMYDARTRLAAGVAEEVREHFGPQVLRTAIPRSVRVSEAPSYGQTVMTYDPGSPGALSYLEAAREIATKGRATTGASA